One genomic segment of Bacteroides caccae includes these proteins:
- a CDS encoding TonB-dependent receptor codes for MINFMAKEDSVVRKNGKYLLLFVFCFLVVALQAKSPVYGQAKTFTVSLKNVTLKEVISYVEKNSQYVFFFKPEVINQSTQISVSLKNATVKQLLDKVSEQANIVYEMKERQIVLKEKKVSEQSVSQKKRLLQGLVKDEQGNPIIGASIQLKNTGTGVITDLDGLFQIQVTDKNSVIVISYIGYVTQEISVGDRSSITVQLKEDTKSLEEVVVTAFGATQKKETMVGAIQQVRPAELKVPSSSLSTSFAGRMAGVIAIQRSGQPGADGADFWIRGKSTFGDATGVLIVLDGVEISSSDLNALDPEVIESFSILKDATATAMYGTRGANGVMIVTTKSGQDLLKPIINFRLETSMSQLTSVPEMVGGVDYMKLYNEALTTRGITTGLYDDTKIRATEQGLNPLVYPNVDWYNEMFNKNAFAQRFNFNIRGGKKAVTYFMSASVKHDAGNLKSLSKDYFSYNNNINVMRYDFVNNLSIKATNTTKISLGLNVSLRDWKGPSAGVDGIFSMSREASPVDFPIVYPARNDKEIYTLWGGMSGGIYNNGYRNPVAEYVVGYKKQFASTVNANIRLDQDLKMVTKGLKLHVLASFKNWSKTETTRKAGYNQFEIDQYNEATGEYTLSRVGNEQKTALNTEGAATGDRRIFIQAYLDYKRKFGVHDVNAMLLYNQDQLDNNKPDNLLSSLPRRKQGIAARLSYAYDDRYLAEVNFGYNGSENFAKNNRFGFFPSIALGYNISQEKFWEPISNVISHFKLRGSYGLVGNDGINERYAYLEDIVLSSDKWKYTTGVNQNVNLQGPVWNRYYNPNLTWEVGKKLNVGFDMQLFHQVNLNFDVFKEIRSKIYMQKVNTLPDFIGTGETKIYENSGKMKNVGFDIALDYNKQITKDFFLSFKGTLTYAHNTILERDEPPFQLYPNLSSVGYSRGQHLVYVADGLFRDQADVDSHAEQTLGYIPQPGDIKYVDQPDANGNCDGIINTNDRVYMGYPEDPEIVYGFGPSMKYKNWDFSFFFQGAARTSILMSGFHPFGKNATRGVMKFIADDYWSESNPNPNAAYPRLTRDTNANNTVNSSYWLRNGAFLKLKNAEIGYTFKMFRAYLNGSNLLTFSPFKHWDPEMGGGSGMKYPTQRVFNIGIQFTFK; via the coding sequence ATGATTAACTTTATGGCTAAGGAGGATTCTGTAGTTAGGAAAAACGGCAAGTATCTCCTTCTATTTGTTTTTTGTTTTTTGGTCGTTGCTTTGCAGGCTAAATCTCCGGTTTATGGGCAGGCCAAAACGTTTACGGTATCGCTGAAAAATGTAACTTTGAAAGAAGTTATTTCTTATGTGGAAAAGAATAGCCAATATGTATTCTTTTTTAAGCCGGAAGTGATAAATCAGTCAACACAAATCAGTGTGAGTTTAAAAAATGCAACTGTTAAGCAACTGTTGGATAAGGTCTCGGAGCAAGCTAATATTGTATATGAAATGAAAGAACGCCAGATAGTTCTGAAAGAGAAAAAAGTATCAGAGCAAAGCGTTTCGCAGAAAAAACGTTTGCTTCAGGGGCTTGTGAAAGACGAACAAGGAAATCCGATTATTGGTGCCAGCATTCAGTTAAAAAATACGGGAACAGGGGTTATTACAGATCTAGATGGCTTATTTCAGATACAAGTAACCGATAAAAATTCCGTAATTGTCATATCTTATATAGGATATGTGACTCAGGAAATTTCAGTAGGAGATCGTTCTTCGATAACTGTTCAGTTGAAAGAAGATACGAAGTCACTAGAAGAAGTTGTAGTTACAGCATTTGGTGCTACACAGAAAAAAGAAACAATGGTTGGGGCTATCCAGCAAGTACGCCCTGCCGAATTGAAAGTTCCTTCTTCCAGTTTAAGTACCAGTTTTGCCGGACGTATGGCCGGTGTGATTGCTATACAACGTAGCGGACAGCCCGGTGCTGATGGAGCTGATTTTTGGATTCGTGGTAAATCGACCTTCGGCGATGCTACAGGCGTTTTAATTGTATTGGATGGGGTAGAAATCAGTTCGAGCGATTTGAATGCTTTGGATCCGGAAGTCATTGAAAGTTTTTCTATCTTGAAAGATGCTACGGCTACGGCTATGTATGGAACCCGCGGAGCAAATGGTGTGATGATTGTCACTACTAAATCCGGTCAGGACCTTTTAAAGCCGATAATTAATTTCCGCTTGGAAACGTCTATGTCCCAACTTACTTCTGTTCCCGAAATGGTAGGAGGAGTTGACTATATGAAGCTTTATAATGAAGCCTTGACAACTCGTGGCATCACAACCGGATTATATGATGATACTAAAATCAGGGCTACGGAACAAGGGTTGAATCCATTGGTTTATCCGAATGTAGACTGGTATAATGAAATGTTTAATAAGAATGCTTTTGCGCAGCGTTTTAATTTTAATATTCGTGGAGGTAAAAAGGCGGTTACCTATTTTATGAGTGCATCGGTGAAGCATGATGCTGGTAATCTGAAGTCATTGAGTAAGGATTATTTCTCATACAATAACAATATCAATGTGATGCGTTATGATTTTGTTAATAATCTGAGTATAAAAGCAACAAACACTACCAAAATATCATTGGGATTAAATGTAAGTTTACGGGATTGGAAAGGGCCTTCAGCAGGTGTTGATGGAATATTTTCTATGTCAAGAGAAGCTTCTCCCGTTGATTTTCCTATTGTATATCCGGCTCGTAATGATAAAGAGATTTATACGCTTTGGGGAGGTATGAGTGGTGGTATTTATAACAACGGTTACCGTAATCCGGTAGCTGAGTACGTTGTCGGTTATAAAAAGCAATTTGCCAGTACGGTAAATGCAAATATTCGTTTAGACCAGGATTTAAAAATGGTAACTAAAGGATTAAAACTCCATGTATTGGCTTCTTTTAAAAACTGGTCAAAGACGGAAACTACACGTAAAGCTGGTTATAATCAATTTGAGATTGATCAATACAATGAAGCTACGGGAGAATATACATTAAGTAGAGTGGGTAATGAACAAAAAACGGCTTTAAATACGGAGGGAGCTGCCACAGGTGACCGTAGAATATTTATTCAAGCCTATTTGGACTATAAAAGAAAGTTTGGCGTACATGATGTCAATGCAATGCTTTTATATAATCAGGATCAGTTAGACAATAATAAACCGGATAATCTCTTATCTTCTTTACCACGTCGGAAACAAGGAATTGCCGCACGTCTGTCTTATGCTTATGATGACCGTTATCTGGCTGAAGTCAATTTTGGATATAATGGTTCGGAGAACTTTGCGAAAAACAATCGTTTCGGTTTTTTCCCTTCAATAGCTTTGGGATATAACATCTCACAAGAAAAGTTCTGGGAACCGATTTCAAATGTGATATCTCATTTCAAATTGCGTGGTTCTTATGGCTTGGTTGGTAATGATGGTATCAATGAGCGTTATGCTTATTTGGAAGATATTGTTTTATCTAGTGATAAATGGAAATATACGACGGGAGTAAATCAGAATGTTAATTTACAGGGTCCCGTATGGAACCGTTATTATAATCCGAATTTAACTTGGGAGGTAGGGAAAAAACTGAATGTCGGATTTGATATGCAGTTATTTCATCAAGTCAATTTGAATTTTGATGTATTTAAAGAGATTCGTAGTAAGATCTATATGCAGAAAGTAAATACTCTTCCTGATTTCATAGGAACTGGTGAAACGAAAATCTATGAGAATAGCGGTAAGATGAAGAATGTCGGATTTGATATAGCGTTGGATTACAATAAACAGATAACAAAAGATTTCTTTTTATCATTTAAGGGGACACTTACTTATGCGCATAATACGATTTTGGAGCGTGACGAACCTCCGTTCCAGTTGTATCCTAATTTGTCCAGTGTAGGATATTCCAGAGGGCAGCATTTGGTTTATGTAGCGGATGGATTATTCCGTGACCAGGCTGATGTTGATTCACATGCCGAACAAACATTGGGGTATATTCCTCAGCCGGGCGATATTAAATATGTGGATCAACCAGATGCAAATGGCAATTGTGATGGGATTATTAATACCAATGACCGTGTTTATATGGGCTATCCGGAAGATCCTGAGATTGTATATGGTTTCGGTCCTTCAATGAAATATAAGAATTGGGATTTTTCATTTTTCTTCCAAGGGGCAGCTCGCACTTCTATTCTAATGTCGGGTTTTCATCCGTTTGGGAAAAATGCTACTCGTGGTGTTATGAAGTTTATCGCTGATGATTATTGGAGTGAAAGTAATCCGAACCCGAATGCAGCTTATCCACGCTTGACTCGTGATACCAATGCTAATAATACGGTAAATTCTTCATATTGGTTGCGGAATGGTGCTTTTCTTAAGTTGAAGAATGCAGAAATTGGCTATACATTCAAGATGTTCCGTGCTTATTTGAACGGTTCGAATCTTTTGACTTTCTCACCTTTTAAGCATTGGGACCCGGAAATGGGTGGTGGTAGTGGTATGAAATATCCTACTCAAAGAGTATTTAATATTGGAATTCAATTCACCTTTAAGTAA
- a CDS encoding M60 family metallopeptidase encodes MTIKSIFILGLLNVCFGITVQATPVNFVAIPYSDINSLAKQLKTSRYSPFENPTGLYFEEGETIQVTAPDLQGYQLNLLLVDFSKPAEGEKKEKTTVFTLKTGNNKFYAPHKGLVYVSYYVKDCRKAPEQKLTFHTGINNGVFNAYQHTNDEWKRMLDSAIAEVIDMQGKYVHLTFDVKTLREKGSDCGVEMIRMYDRIILWQQEMLGIDQFGYRTNNHMFARISWAGPPNANGKGVSFPRTSSIIRPEDIRNSNWVIGHEFGHVNQVRPGLKWHGTTEITNNIQAAWIQYLLRPEGPFRIEHSKAPDGTGQKVYGGLFNWHFNHCVVQQKPLLYNPRTSFTPPYSDNKNPFVRLCPFWQLQIYNALTNFGKPDFYARISEIVRRTNEQDLTVGELQLNFVKNACDVIQEDLTDFFIRCGMLRSVDTEIGDYGGNRHLSISQKQVEEVIRYASRYPKPKSPVIHYITMNSVKAFREQLPVQGIKGKGIRVEGESCYISHDIWKNVVVFEAYQGSKLQRVSMVGTGTEDNTETIAYFPNGCDRLVAVSWDGRRKDVFTL; translated from the coding sequence ATGACTATTAAAAGTATATTTATTTTAGGGTTGTTGAATGTCTGTTTTGGGATTACCGTACAAGCTACTCCTGTCAATTTTGTTGCTATTCCTTATTCTGATATCAATTCATTGGCAAAACAGCTGAAGACATCCCGTTATAGTCCGTTTGAGAATCCTACCGGATTATATTTTGAAGAAGGCGAAACGATACAGGTAACAGCTCCTGATTTACAAGGTTATCAATTGAATCTATTGTTGGTCGACTTTAGTAAACCTGCTGAAGGTGAAAAGAAAGAGAAGACTACCGTATTTACTTTAAAAACAGGAAATAATAAGTTTTATGCTCCTCATAAGGGATTGGTTTATGTAAGCTATTATGTAAAGGATTGCCGGAAGGCTCCGGAACAGAAACTTACCTTTCACACAGGAATTAATAATGGGGTGTTTAATGCCTATCAACATACGAATGATGAATGGAAGCGAATGTTGGATAGCGCGATAGCAGAAGTGATTGATATGCAGGGAAAATATGTACATCTGACTTTCGATGTAAAAACTCTGCGTGAAAAAGGAAGTGATTGCGGAGTGGAGATGATTCGTATGTATGATCGAATTATTCTGTGGCAGCAGGAAATGTTGGGAATTGATCAGTTCGGTTATCGTACGAACAACCATATGTTTGCTCGTATCAGTTGGGCAGGTCCGCCTAATGCAAATGGGAAAGGAGTCTCTTTTCCTCGTACTTCTTCTATTATTCGTCCCGAAGATATCCGAAATTCCAATTGGGTAATCGGGCATGAATTCGGTCATGTGAATCAGGTACGTCCGGGCTTGAAATGGCATGGAACAACGGAAATTACTAATAATATTCAGGCGGCATGGATACAATATCTGCTGCGTCCGGAAGGCCCCTTTAGGATAGAGCATTCCAAAGCTCCCGACGGTACAGGGCAAAAAGTTTATGGTGGTTTGTTTAATTGGCATTTCAATCATTGTGTCGTACAGCAAAAGCCTTTGCTATATAACCCTCGAACATCGTTTACGCCTCCCTATTCAGATAATAAAAATCCTTTTGTACGTCTTTGTCCGTTTTGGCAACTACAAATTTATAATGCACTTACAAATTTTGGAAAACCGGATTTCTATGCGCGTATAAGTGAGATTGTACGTCGGACAAATGAACAGGATCTGACAGTAGGTGAACTTCAATTGAACTTTGTTAAGAATGCCTGCGATGTAATACAGGAAGATTTAACAGACTTTTTCATAAGATGCGGTATGCTCCGGTCTGTAGATACTGAAATTGGTGATTATGGAGGTAACCGGCATTTAAGTATTTCTCAAAAGCAAGTAGAGGAAGTTATCCGTTATGCTTCTCGATATCCAAAACCTAAATCTCCGGTTATACATTATATAACAATGAATAGTGTCAAAGCTTTCCGTGAACAGTTACCTGTACAGGGTATAAAAGGAAAGGGGATTCGTGTGGAGGGTGAATCTTGTTATATTTCTCATGATATATGGAAGAATGTAGTGGTTTTTGAAGCCTATCAGGGAAGTAAATTGCAGCGTGTTTCTATGGTAGGTACGGGAACTGAGGACAATACTGAGACAATCGCATATTTTCCGAATGGATGCGACCGGTTAGTGGCTGTTTCTTGGGACGGTAGACGGAAGGATGTTTTTACATTATAG
- a CDS encoding RagB/SusD family nutrient uptake outer membrane protein: MKKFAIILLMGGVLLSGCNYLDIVPDERNTPENTYQNPQAAKNYLYSCYSKMPDPRVSEALDKYSAAEIINVIEKSEWVTFPRGYYSPSSPQLTKGYYDNIWTGLHQCYQFLSVVDFTPDIEPDDLQHYKAEATLLIAYYHWLSFRAYGPSVIMRENIDPLTPIEELPERSSVDEVVQFIDEKITEAETIGLAEKHDGDDYGRFTKYVAEALRAKVHLYAASPLFNGNSDFFAGFKSPLDGRFLISQTVDIEKWKTAETVTRKAIADLENAGYRLYNEVGHDDAGTPSANKPGPVNKAQRAVRYTFMDNVGGTNPEVIMVDTRKEGTYALQNQSTPKQKASNGYKNSWGILAPTLQTVEMFYTKNGLPIDEDKEFDYSGRYKIVNMPVNYDGNNYFAQSNGRTLNLHLNREPRFFAWIAFHNGNYEIMKYNGKVVNTNNAKKAIVVKFRKNDANGWEDGQTGNYTGTGYLNKKFVHPAFQNGPVHYPYPVIRMAEMYLNLAEILIELDALENTTGRLEEAKGLIDKIRVRAGIPTIDEAWKKANHPEKANTAEGLREIVRRERQIEFYLENQRFWDLRRWKDAGILGEKVWGMNIEGDTDETFFVPTELQNIRTFKQAQYLMPIPMTETNKVPHIVQNPGY, from the coding sequence ATGAAAAAGTTTGCAATTATATTATTAATGGGAGGAGTACTCCTTTCTGGATGTAATTATTTGGATATTGTTCCGGATGAGCGTAATACACCGGAAAACACTTATCAGAATCCTCAGGCAGCAAAGAATTATTTGTATTCTTGTTATTCAAAAATGCCTGATCCGCGAGTGAGTGAAGCGCTTGATAAATATTCGGCAGCGGAGATTATTAATGTGATCGAAAAAAGTGAATGGGTTACTTTTCCGCGTGGTTATTATTCACCGAGTTCGCCACAGTTGACAAAAGGATATTATGATAATATTTGGACAGGTTTGCATCAATGTTATCAGTTTTTGAGTGTGGTGGATTTTACACCTGACATAGAACCGGATGATTTACAGCATTATAAAGCAGAAGCTACCTTGTTGATTGCTTATTATCATTGGTTGTCTTTCCGAGCCTATGGTCCTTCGGTAATTATGAGAGAGAACATAGATCCGCTTACCCCTATTGAAGAACTTCCCGAGCGTTCGAGTGTAGATGAAGTAGTTCAATTTATTGATGAAAAGATTACTGAGGCGGAAACAATAGGGCTAGCTGAGAAACATGATGGAGATGATTACGGGCGTTTTACGAAGTATGTGGCAGAAGCTTTACGTGCGAAAGTACATTTGTATGCTGCTTCTCCTTTGTTTAATGGCAACTCTGATTTCTTTGCAGGCTTTAAAAGTCCGTTGGATGGCCGTTTTCTAATATCTCAGACGGTTGACATAGAAAAGTGGAAAACTGCAGAGACGGTGACACGTAAGGCAATTGCTGATTTGGAGAATGCCGGTTATCGTTTATATAATGAAGTAGGACATGATGATGCTGGTACTCCTTCGGCTAATAAACCGGGGCCCGTGAATAAAGCTCAACGTGCTGTACGTTATACTTTTATGGATAATGTAGGTGGCACAAATCCAGAAGTGATCATGGTTGATACTCGTAAAGAAGGGACGTATGCTCTTCAGAATCAGTCTACTCCAAAACAAAAGGCATCTAATGGATATAAAAATTCATGGGGTATTTTGGCTCCGACATTACAGACTGTTGAGATGTTCTACACAAAAAATGGTTTACCTATTGATGAGGATAAAGAATTCGATTATTCCGGGAGATATAAAATTGTGAATATGCCGGTAAATTATGATGGAAATAATTATTTTGCTCAATCAAATGGAAGAACTTTGAATTTACATTTAAACCGAGAGCCGCGTTTCTTTGCGTGGATTGCATTTCATAATGGAAATTATGAGATCATGAAATATAATGGAAAAGTAGTTAATACGAATAATGCAAAAAAGGCTATAGTAGTGAAATTCAGAAAAAATGATGCTAATGGCTGGGAAGATGGACAAACAGGTAATTACACAGGTACCGGATATCTGAATAAGAAGTTCGTTCATCCTGCGTTTCAGAATGGTCCGGTTCATTACCCCTATCCGGTGATTCGTATGGCAGAAATGTATTTGAATTTAGCTGAGATTTTAATAGAACTGGATGCTTTGGAGAATACGACGGGACGCTTGGAAGAAGCTAAAGGTTTAATTGATAAAATTCGTGTTCGTGCAGGTATTCCTACTATTGATGAGGCATGGAAAAAGGCGAATCATCCGGAGAAAGCGAATACTGCTGAGGGACTTAGAGAGATAGTACGCAGAGAACGGCAGATAGAATTTTATTTGGAGAACCAACGTTTCTGGGATTTACGCCGTTGGAAAGATGCAGGCATTTTGGGTGAGAAAGTATGGGGTATGAATATTGAAGGAGATACAGATGAGACATTCTTTGTGCCAACTGAATTACAGAATATTCGTACTTTTAAACAGGCACAATATTTGATGCCTATTCCTATGACAGAAACCAATAAGGTTCCTCATATTGTCCAAAATCCAGGATATTAA
- a CDS encoding M60 family metallopeptidase, translating to MKHIYSYLFLPFLFFLFACSDTEENLIDPYLTVELENNVFNVPIEGKTGTIKIHTNLSDWELVPKISSGYDWCKTSIGLSASDIHLLTFNVAPNEEVGRREAEFVLRGTGVESIPFRVVQLGSEPEILVNIESKLLSKEAQTFTMKVTANVEYTLQNEEKWLTLKEGPDTRGMVESEYQYSVTANIGLSPRRDIIRINSVEQSDEPVVIEVAVEQEAANVDDVIPDDIKVKVESVGMIQGTVYGDGKSGPEKTIDGDLNTHYGSGTSAKREPIIFEYTLQEGTEKVDYVILHQRKAGITVHNQLTKGEIAYKSAAVTEWTKCGSFDESIIVPSIRMDVNVVKPTHFRLTFERTPEPNQGSVALAEFECYQKAEGTDFDLAADAVYFEGNVFSQLKPTTTQADIVKITHPMIRAIAQELLDNTYPSEFRVRTYQSCKNPVTVGEGLTIGKRSICDNPTGLFFEKDKKYIIFVGDEIGDKTLNLYIKDWREGGENQTIRLKSGLNTIITTVDGTGYIQYWTDMEVYEPAVKVHVCYGNEIGFWDVRAGHTNEDWKRILNLANICVQRLNVTNAMLDVLGERVQLINTVNAFNTYCPDDIMSIMNMHDELMQIEYMMMGLVKNNAVPRNRMLGVRSWGGSPNWNGTCANFPNSEQAMLDKGVFLQNIWVFGHEFGHGNQVAQMKGAGWAEVTNNIYAQQAMYQMNNAACRLEHTEFKRQGYNDKVVADRFNAYLNDAIVKKKPYLTHEGGLVNDPEKGEYYSADPFVSLAPLWQLSLFFMLTEDAPWSKPDFWPDVHWAAIHDNNSVYTYGEKYVNFMKRAMDASEMNLTDFFKKMGLLREINMKVGDYGPAKQITITKEMVGEIENYGKSKSPVPTPVIYYISGNSLDTYKKQLSVQGVFNQGVSNGNLSKTVSHSVWKNVVAFETYAGNELVEVCIVGTGTIDNSSTFIRYPKGATRIEAVSWDGKRTLVCGTR from the coding sequence ATGAAACATATTTATTCTTATTTATTCTTACCATTTCTCTTTTTTTTATTTGCATGTAGTGATACGGAAGAAAATTTGATTGATCCTTATTTGACTGTTGAGCTCGAAAATAATGTATTCAATGTACCTATTGAAGGAAAAACGGGAACTATAAAAATACATACCAATTTGTCTGATTGGGAATTGGTTCCTAAAATTTCAAGTGGATACGATTGGTGTAAAACTTCTATTGGTTTATCGGCTTCAGATATTCATTTACTGACATTTAATGTCGCTCCTAATGAAGAAGTGGGCAGGCGTGAGGCTGAGTTCGTTCTACGTGGTACAGGAGTTGAAAGTATACCTTTTCGAGTGGTACAGTTAGGTTCAGAACCGGAAATATTGGTAAACATTGAATCAAAACTTTTATCAAAGGAGGCACAAACATTTACTATGAAAGTGACAGCTAATGTAGAATATACCCTTCAGAATGAAGAAAAATGGCTGACATTGAAAGAAGGACCGGATACGAGAGGAATGGTGGAGTCGGAATATCAATATAGTGTGACTGCTAATATTGGTTTATCTCCACGTAGAGATATAATTCGAATAAATTCGGTTGAGCAAAGTGATGAACCTGTTGTGATAGAGGTTGCAGTAGAACAGGAAGCTGCAAACGTTGATGATGTTATTCCGGATGATATTAAGGTAAAGGTTGAAAGTGTTGGGATGATTCAAGGTACTGTTTATGGTGATGGAAAGTCGGGACCGGAAAAGACTATTGATGGTGATCTGAATACTCATTATGGATCGGGCACAAGTGCAAAACGGGAACCTATCATATTTGAGTATACACTGCAGGAAGGGACAGAAAAAGTTGATTATGTTATTTTACATCAAAGAAAAGCGGGAATAACAGTACATAATCAATTAACAAAAGGGGAAATAGCATATAAGTCTGCTGCGGTAACGGAATGGACTAAATGTGGTTCGTTTGATGAGTCAATAATAGTGCCGTCTATTCGGATGGATGTGAATGTGGTAAAACCTACTCATTTTCGTCTTACATTTGAACGTACACCAGAACCAAATCAAGGCAGTGTTGCTCTGGCAGAGTTTGAATGTTATCAGAAAGCAGAAGGTACTGATTTTGATCTGGCGGCTGATGCTGTTTATTTTGAAGGCAATGTTTTTTCTCAATTGAAACCTACGACTACCCAAGCTGACATTGTGAAAATCACTCATCCGATGATACGTGCCATTGCACAAGAACTTTTAGACAATACTTATCCGAGTGAGTTTCGGGTACGGACTTACCAGTCTTGTAAAAATCCGGTAACAGTTGGTGAAGGGTTGACAATTGGTAAAAGAAGTATTTGCGATAATCCGACAGGATTATTTTTTGAAAAGGATAAGAAGTATATTATATTTGTAGGAGACGAGATAGGTGATAAGACCCTAAACTTATATATCAAGGATTGGCGTGAAGGAGGCGAAAATCAGACTATTAGATTAAAAAGTGGTTTAAATACAATAATAACGACAGTAGACGGTACAGGGTATATACAGTATTGGACAGATATGGAAGTATATGAACCTGCCGTAAAAGTACATGTATGTTACGGTAATGAAATAGGATTTTGGGATGTACGTGCCGGACATACCAATGAAGATTGGAAACGTATTCTTAATTTAGCGAATATATGTGTCCAACGTTTGAATGTAACTAATGCTATGCTGGATGTTTTAGGTGAACGTGTTCAATTGATAAATACAGTTAATGCATTTAATACTTATTGTCCGGATGATATTATGAGTATAATGAATATGCATGATGAACTAATGCAGATAGAGTATATGATGATGGGATTAGTTAAAAACAATGCAGTTCCCCGAAATCGTATGTTGGGTGTGCGTTCATGGGGAGGATCCCCTAATTGGAATGGCACTTGTGCTAATTTTCCCAATAGTGAACAAGCTATGCTTGATAAAGGAGTTTTTCTTCAGAATATCTGGGTATTCGGGCATGAATTTGGTCATGGCAATCAAGTGGCTCAAATGAAAGGAGCCGGTTGGGCGGAAGTAACAAACAATATTTATGCGCAACAAGCCATGTATCAGATGAATAATGCTGCTTGTCGTTTGGAGCATACTGAATTTAAAAGGCAAGGTTATAATGATAAAGTAGTTGCCGATCGTTTTAATGCCTATTTGAATGATGCAATTGTGAAGAAAAAACCGTATTTGACACATGAAGGCGGACTTGTTAATGACCCTGAAAAAGGTGAATATTATAGTGCTGATCCGTTTGTTTCATTGGCTCCTCTTTGGCAATTATCTCTCTTTTTTATGTTAACAGAAGATGCTCCGTGGTCTAAACCTGATTTCTGGCCAGATGTACATTGGGCAGCTATTCACGATAATAATTCGGTATATACTTATGGCGAAAAATATGTAAATTTCATGAAACGTGCGATGGATGCATCAGAGATGAATTTGACCGATTTCTTTAAAAAGATGGGATTACTGCGGGAGATTAATATGAAAGTCGGGGATTATGGGCCGGCAAAGCAAATAACGATAACGAAAGAAATGGTAGGGGAGATAGAAAACTATGGTAAGAGTAAATCTCCGGTACCTACTCCTGTTATTTATTATATATCTGGAAATAGTCTGGATACATATAAAAAACAACTTTCTGTACAAGGAGTTTTTAATCAAGGGGTATCTAATGGTAATCTTTCGAAAACAGTTTCTCATTCGGTGTGGAAAAATGTCGTAGCATTTGAAACGTATGCTGGTAATGAGTTAGTTGAAGTTTGTATTGTCGGTACAGGAACTATAGATAATTCAAGTACATTTATTCGTTATCCCAAAGGGGCTACTCGTATTGAAGCTGTCTCTTGGGATGGTAAAAGAACTTTGGTTTGTGGTACAAGATAA